One window of the Gimesia sp. genome contains the following:
- a CDS encoding DUF1501 domain-containing protein, whose amino-acid sequence MANLLDLSRLLNRREHHPGRRKILRSISTGMMGAGLADMLALEAIAKNTGHRPGQAKRVLVIYEEGGISQMDTWDPKPQAPYDHRTPYQPIDTNVPGIQFSSLMPMTARQADKLSVIRSMTTARVAGHKEGCQEFFKGYRFDSSFDFPDIGSVVTDQIGTDCPQLPGYIFCPGINMPNHVTSTGFLPASRAPWKLGTRNLGENLSDPSWEVKSLQLNSKLSRERFQQRRELLTQLDRSAVAKTETAETLQAYYENAVDLLTSPRVQASLNLSTESDQTRDRYGRDHRGCCYLLGRKLIETGVRFVSVTVIQPPEHVKRPGYGQPKGVFLNWDHHEGIYQNGPCGGPQGMSNQERFGLPHPVMMPSLDRSFSALIEDMHARGLLADTLVCFITEMGRTPRVNKWGGRDHWGRAMSVALAGAGVPGGQVIGATNKEGGDVTDRLYTPYDYAETIYRKLGIDTAARIRRPDGLPVEFTDGGHPIREVF is encoded by the coding sequence TTGGCAAATCTTCTTGATTTATCGCGACTGCTGAACCGCAGGGAACACCATCCGGGCCGGCGCAAAATACTTCGCTCGATCTCCACGGGAATGATGGGAGCCGGGCTTGCGGACATGCTGGCTCTGGAAGCGATTGCCAAAAATACAGGGCATCGTCCCGGTCAGGCGAAACGGGTGCTGGTGATTTACGAGGAAGGGGGAATCAGCCAGATGGATACCTGGGATCCCAAGCCCCAGGCTCCCTATGATCATCGTACGCCCTACCAGCCGATCGACACCAATGTCCCCGGGATTCAGTTCTCGTCATTGATGCCCATGACGGCCCGGCAGGCGGATAAGCTCTCCGTCATTCGCTCCATGACTACCGCCCGGGTCGCAGGTCACAAGGAAGGCTGCCAGGAATTCTTCAAAGGGTACCGTTTCGATTCTTCGTTTGACTTCCCCGATATCGGCTCGGTCGTCACCGATCAGATCGGAACCGACTGCCCACAACTGCCGGGGTATATCTTCTGTCCCGGAATTAACATGCCCAATCACGTCACCAGCACCGGTTTCCTGCCTGCCAGCCGGGCGCCGTGGAAGCTGGGAACCAGAAACCTGGGGGAGAACCTGTCTGATCCCAGCTGGGAAGTGAAGTCACTCCAACTGAATTCCAAACTCAGTCGCGAACGGTTTCAGCAACGACGCGAACTATTGACGCAACTGGACCGGTCTGCGGTCGCAAAAACGGAAACGGCGGAGACGTTACAGGCTTACTACGAAAACGCCGTCGATCTGCTGACGAGCCCCCGGGTGCAGGCTTCGCTGAATCTATCTACGGAAAGCGATCAAACCCGTGACCGTTATGGTCGCGATCATCGTGGCTGCTGTTACCTCCTGGGTCGAAAGCTGATCGAAACGGGCGTGAGATTCGTCAGCGTGACTGTGATTCAGCCTCCCGAGCATGTGAAACGCCCCGGCTATGGTCAACCCAAAGGGGTGTTCCTGAACTGGGATCACCATGAGGGAATTTATCAGAACGGTCCCTGTGGTGGGCCGCAGGGAATGAGTAATCAGGAACGATTTGGTTTGCCTCACCCTGTCATGATGCCCAGCCTCGACCGGAGTTTCAGCGCTTTGATTGAAGACATGCATGCACGAGGACTGCTGGCAGACACGCTGGTCTGTTTCATCACGGAGATGGGACGCACCCCCCGCGTGAATAAATGGGGCGGCCGCGACCACTGGGGGCGGGCGATGTCGGTCGCGCTGGCTGGTGCAGGCGTTCCGGGAGGACAGGTGATTGGTGCAACCAACAAGGAAGGAGGCGATGTCACCGATCGACTTTATACACCCTACGACTATGCAGAGACGATCTATCGCAAACTGGGTATCGATACGGCAGCACGCATTCGCAGACCGGATGGCCTGCCTGTCGAATTTACAGATGGTGGTCACCCCATCCGGGAAGTCTTTTAA
- a CDS encoding alpha/beta fold hydrolase → MRARINGTELYFDVDGMGLVPGEDRMVERPVLFLLHGGPGSDHSSFKLNSAALGDTAQLVFVDHRGSGRSAPADPRTYTLDQNIDDLDALREHLGLERISVLGSSYGGMVAQGYAIRYPERVANLILVATAPSFRFMEDARQIVNERGTADQQRVCQWLWEGTFESQEQVYEYYKTMGPLYSTRFDAEKLDKGWPRSIRNFEQLNLGFTMFLKTFDLIEQLPSIKCPTLVLGGAHDWICPPRHSELIAERIPRAHLKIFTNSSHAIADDEPEAYLAAVRGFLTYCNK, encoded by the coding sequence ATGCGTGCCCGCATCAATGGTACGGAACTCTATTTTGATGTCGACGGGATGGGACTGGTGCCTGGTGAAGACCGGATGGTCGAGCGTCCGGTGCTGTTTCTGCTGCATGGCGGGCCGGGCAGCGATCATTCCAGTTTCAAATTGAATTCGGCAGCGCTGGGTGATACCGCGCAACTGGTGTTTGTCGACCATCGTGGTTCCGGACGAAGTGCTCCGGCTGATCCCAGGACCTACACGCTCGACCAGAACATCGATGACCTGGACGCGCTGCGTGAACACCTGGGTCTGGAGCGGATCTCCGTGCTGGGTTCGTCGTATGGAGGGATGGTCGCGCAGGGCTATGCCATTCGATATCCGGAGCGTGTCGCGAACCTGATTCTTGTCGCCACAGCCCCCAGTTTTCGCTTTATGGAAGATGCCCGGCAGATCGTCAATGAGCGAGGTACTGCGGATCAGCAACGTGTCTGCCAGTGGTTGTGGGAGGGCACATTCGAATCACAGGAACAGGTCTACGAGTATTACAAAACGATGGGCCCCCTGTATTCCACCCGTTTCGACGCCGAGAAGCTGGACAAAGGCTGGCCGCGCAGTATCCGTAACTTCGAACAGCTGAATCTCGGCTTCACCATGTTCCTGAAAACATTCGACTTGATTGAGCAGTTACCTTCTATAAAGTGTCCCACTCTGGTGCTGGGAGGCGCCCACGACTGGATCTGTCCACCGCGGCATTCGGAGCTGATCGCGGAGAGAATTCCCCGTGCGCATTTGAAGATTTTCACGAACAGTTCCCATGCGATTGCTGATGATGAACCGGAAGCCTATCTGGCGGCAGTGCGTGGCTTTTTGACCTACTGCAATAAATAG